The following coding sequences lie in one Lolium perenne isolate Kyuss_39 chromosome 2, Kyuss_2.0, whole genome shotgun sequence genomic window:
- the LOC127336170 gene encoding amidase 1 has protein sequence MAAKEDDHGAFMAKFLLLPPSPSSTLPLHGLTFAIKDIFDIAGHVTGFGTPDWARTHAPAAATAPAVLAALAAGATGVGKTVMDEMAYSINGENAHYGTPVNPCVPGRVPGGSSSGSAVAVAANLADFALGTDTGGSVRVPAAYCGVFGLRPSHGSVSVEGVVPMAQMFDTVGWFARDLATLSRVTDVMLPPAQPAAERRPSRVTVPADCFRILGSSLDDRTYEIVNASAAKTFGSDIVDNGDLGDFVSSKVPSIGKFIVVGSSTSSGVPALSAFSHVMRVLQRSEFKANYAEWINTVKPNLGPGIRERVQEAVASADDPAMEDLHTVRTEFRIALAALLEDDGILVIPTVPGAPPRLRMEAAMVEDFRAKAFSLLSIAGLSGFCQISIPLGIRNGVPVSVSLLARHGADHFLVGVAQELYEALRDEAAATWGSSA, from the exons ATGGCGGCCAAGGAGGACGACCACGGCGCCTTCATGGCGAAATTCCTCCTGCTACctccttctccgagctccacgctCCCCCTGCACGGCCTCACCTTCGCCATCAAGGACAT CTTCGACATCGCCGGCCATGTGACCGGGTTCGGCACCCCGGACTGGGCGCGGACGCACGCGCCGGCCGCCGCCACGGCCCCCGCCGTCCTCGCCGCGCTGGCCGCGGGGGCCACGGGCGTGGGCAAGACGGTGATGGACGAGATGGCGTACAGCATCAACGGCGAGAACGCGCACTACGGCACGCCCGTCAACCCCTGCGTCCCCGGCCGCGTGCCGGGCGGCTCCTCCAGCGGCTCCGCGGTCGCCGTCGCCGCGAACCTCGCCGACTTCGCCCTCGGCACCGACACCGGCGGCAGCGTCAGGGTGCCCGCCGCCTACTGCGGCGTCTTCGGCCTCCGCCCGTCGCATGGGTCGGTGTCCGTCGAGGGCGTCGTCCCCATGGCGCAGATGTTTGACACCGTCG GTTGGTTTGCCAGGGACCTGGCTACGCTGTCTCGTGTCACCGACGTGATGCTGCCGCCGGCACAACCAGCTGCCGAGCGACGGCCGAGCCGCGTGACGGTTCCGGCAGACTGTTTCCGGATCCTGGGCTCCTCCCTCGACGACCGCACCTACGAGATCGTCAACGCTTCAGCGGCCAAGACATTCGGCA GTGATATAGTAGACAATGGAGATCTTGGCGATTTTGTGTCCAGCAAAGTTCCGAGCATCGGCAAGTTCATCGTCGTCGGCTCGTCTACATCGTCCGGTGTGCCGGCTCTGTCTGCCTTCTCGCACGTCATGCGCGTGCTTCAAAG GTCTGAATTCAAAGCTAACTACGCAGAGTGGATAAACACAGTGAAGCCCAACCTCGGCCCTGGCATCCGGGAACGGGTGCAAGAGGCCGTCGCATCGGCAGATGATCCTGCCATGGAGGATCTTCACACCGTGAGAACCGAGTTCAGGATCGCCCTCGCCGCTCTCCTAGAG GACGACGGCATCCTGGTGATCCCTACTGTCCCCGGCGCGCCGCCCAGGCTGCGCATGGAAGCGGCAATGGTGGAGGATTTCCGGGCGAAGGCCTTCTCCCTGCTCTCCATCGCCGGCCTGTCAGGGTTCTGCCAGATCAGCATTCCACTGGGAATACGCAATGGCGTCCCGGTATCAGTCTCGCTGCTGGCGCGGCACGGTGCCGACCACTTCCTCGTCGGCGTGGCGCAGGAGCTCTACGAGGCCCTCAGGGACGAGGCCGCCGCAACCTGGGGCTCGTCGGCTTAG